The Pseudomonas baetica genome includes a region encoding these proteins:
- the glpT gene encoding glycerol-3-phosphate transporter, whose translation MFAFFRPATHQAPLPEEKIDSTYRRLRWQIFAGIFFGYAGYYLLRKNFSLAMPYLIDEGYTRGQLGLAMSAIAIAYGLSKFLMGLVSDRSNPRYFLPFGLLISAGVMFVFGFAPWATSSVTMMFILLFINGWAQGMGWPPSGRTMVHWWSQKERGGVVSVWNVAHNVGGGLIGPLFLLGMGLFNDWHAAFYVPAAVALGVAAFAFITMRDTPQSVGLPPIEQYKNDYPEGYDASHEDEFSAKEIFVKYVLRNKMLWYVAMANVFVYLLRYGVLDWAPTYLKEAKHFTVDTTSWAYFFYEWAGIPGTLLCGWMSDKLFRGNRGLTGMVFMALVTVATLVYWLNPPGNPTIDMIALFSIGFLIYGPVMLTGLQALELAPKKAAGTAAGFTGLFGYLGGSVAASAAMGYTVDHFGWDGGFVLLVGGCIMAMVCLAPTLWHKKAISQSREAIA comes from the coding sequence ATGTTTGCTTTCTTTCGTCCTGCCACACATCAGGCTCCATTGCCTGAAGAAAAAATAGACAGCACTTATCGGCGCCTGCGTTGGCAGATCTTCGCCGGTATCTTCTTTGGCTACGCGGGTTACTACCTGCTGCGCAAAAACTTCTCCCTGGCCATGCCGTACCTGATCGACGAGGGATATACCCGCGGTCAGTTGGGCCTGGCAATGTCGGCAATCGCGATCGCTTATGGTTTGTCGAAGTTCTTGATGGGCCTGGTGTCTGATCGATCCAACCCGCGTTACTTCTTGCCGTTCGGCTTGCTGATTTCAGCGGGCGTGATGTTCGTTTTCGGCTTCGCGCCGTGGGCGACGTCCAGCGTGACGATGATGTTCATCTTGCTGTTCATCAACGGCTGGGCTCAGGGCATGGGCTGGCCGCCAAGCGGCCGGACCATGGTGCACTGGTGGTCGCAGAAGGAACGTGGCGGCGTGGTGTCGGTGTGGAACGTGGCGCATAACGTTGGCGGCGGCCTGATCGGCCCGTTGTTCCTGCTCGGTATGGGGCTGTTCAACGATTGGCACGCGGCCTTCTACGTGCCCGCGGCAGTGGCTTTGGGTGTGGCGGCGTTTGCTTTCATCACCATGCGCGACACCCCGCAGTCGGTTGGTCTGCCACCGATCGAGCAATACAAGAATGATTACCCGGAAGGCTACGATGCCAGCCACGAAGACGAATTCAGCGCCAAGGAGATTTTCGTCAAGTACGTGCTGCGCAACAAAATGCTCTGGTACGTCGCCATGGCGAACGTCTTCGTCTACCTGCTGCGTTATGGCGTACTGGACTGGGCTCCGACGTATCTGAAAGAAGCTAAACACTTCACCGTGGACACCACGTCGTGGGCGTACTTCTTCTACGAGTGGGCCGGTATTCCAGGCACGCTGCTGTGCGGCTGGATGTCGGACAAGCTCTTCCGTGGCAACCGTGGCCTGACCGGCATGGTGTTCATGGCGCTTGTCACCGTGGCGACGCTGGTCTACTGGCTCAACCCGCCTGGCAACCCGACCATCGACATGATCGCGCTGTTTTCCATCGGCTTTCTGATCTATGGGCCGGTCATGCTGACCGGCTTGCAGGCGCTGGAACTGGCTCCGAAGAAAGCCGCCGGCACTGCGGCAGGCTTCACCGGTCTGTTTGGTTATCTGGGTGGTTCGGTCGCAGCCAGTGCAGCGATGGGCTACACCGTGGACCATTTCGGTTGGGACGGTGGTTTCGTGCTGCTGGTGGGCGGCTGCATCATGGCAATGGTTTGCCTGGCTCCCACCTTGTGGCACAAGAAAGCCATCAGTCAGAGCCGCGAAGCCATCGCCTGA
- a CDS encoding flagellar basal body-associated protein FliL, which translates to MTLKVRRLVPRLVVAIVLTVSVMALSVAQSNTGQGLRNVTVLIIRHAEKPDVGRELNARGEQRAVAYADYFDPLKLAGQTLTPQRLIAAGDSPESVRSRLTLTPLAERLRLPIEQPYDNGDFQQVVKTLRRSNQAQTVLIAWHHSHINKLITAFGGDGPALTGQQKWPDNVYDWLIVLRFDGKGRLIQSHSQKVQEHLLPGDVADTSGG; encoded by the coding sequence ATGACCCTGAAAGTTCGCAGGTTGGTGCCCAGATTGGTGGTGGCGATCGTATTGACCGTTTCAGTGATGGCGCTGAGTGTTGCGCAGAGCAATACCGGGCAGGGATTGCGCAATGTCACCGTGCTGATCATTCGCCACGCGGAAAAGCCTGATGTCGGTAGAGAGCTCAACGCCCGCGGAGAGCAGCGTGCCGTGGCCTACGCCGATTATTTCGACCCGTTGAAGCTGGCGGGCCAGACACTCACTCCCCAGCGCCTGATTGCCGCTGGCGACAGCCCTGAGAGTGTTCGTTCGCGGTTGACCCTGACCCCGCTGGCCGAGCGTCTGCGCTTGCCCATCGAGCAGCCCTACGACAATGGCGACTTCCAGCAAGTCGTCAAAACACTGCGCAGGAGCAATCAGGCGCAAACGGTGCTGATCGCCTGGCACCACAGTCACATCAACAAGCTGATCACGGCGTTCGGTGGCGATGGCCCAGCGCTCACCGGCCAGCAGAAGTGGCCGGATAACGTCTATGACTGGCTCATCGTGCTGCGTTTCGATGGCAAGGGGCGACTGATCCAGTCGCACAGTCAGAAGGTTCAGGAGCACCTGCTGCCGGGTGATGTGGCCGACACCAGCGGTGGCTAA
- a CDS encoding energy transducer TonB — translation MRWFFAWLLLVFVGSTLASEKFLIPENNPKPVYPRMLQRAGITGEVKVSFIARADGSVSDIRIRESTHPDLAEAVRVAIAQWRFKPWVVEGDKPEEQEIVAPMIFRLEDHPLHINQWLKTVKCRAVNENLRNMSEFDWVDSSVFAYTRAYLSNSLTRHQLSDEQRLAMIAKMNRKVPAIVRNCRDNPTRKYMSFLPLEIRELL, via the coding sequence ATGCGCTGGTTTTTTGCTTGGCTTTTGTTGGTGTTCGTAGGTTCTACGCTGGCCTCCGAGAAGTTTTTGATCCCGGAAAACAATCCCAAACCTGTCTATCCTCGAATGCTGCAACGGGCGGGCATCACGGGGGAGGTGAAGGTCAGTTTTATCGCCAGGGCGGATGGCTCGGTCAGCGACATCAGAATTCGGGAAAGCACTCACCCTGACTTGGCCGAAGCGGTTCGAGTCGCGATAGCGCAGTGGCGGTTCAAACCTTGGGTGGTTGAAGGGGATAAACCTGAAGAGCAGGAAATCGTCGCGCCAATGATTTTTCGCCTCGAAGACCACCCGCTTCATATCAACCAATGGCTGAAAACAGTTAAATGCCGGGCCGTTAACGAAAACCTTCGAAATATGAGTGAGTTCGATTGGGTCGACTCAAGCGTATTTGCGTATACGCGGGCCTATCTTTCAAATTCACTCACCAGGCATCAATTATCGGATGAACAGCGTTTGGCGATGATTGCGAAGATGAACAGAAAAGTCCCGGCAATTGTCAGGAACTGCCGGGACAATCCGACACGTAAATATATGAGTTTTTTGCCCTTGGAGATTCGGGAGTTGCTTTGA
- a CDS encoding bacteriocin immunity protein: protein MNLKDRLEDYTEAEFLTFLKGFFENDSGLSGEAYSEYSSKRMRHFEKVTEHPRKRLVLTRPIGREDSPEGALEEIKEWRKANGKPGFKPE from the coding sequence ATGAATCTAAAAGACAGGTTAGAGGATTACACAGAGGCAGAATTCTTAACTTTTTTAAAAGGTTTTTTCGAGAATGACAGTGGTCTTTCGGGCGAAGCCTATAGCGAATACTCCTCTAAGCGGATGCGGCATTTTGAGAAAGTAACAGAACATCCAAGGAAACGGCTTGTTTTAACTCGTCCAATAGGGCGCGAAGATAGTCCAGAAGGGGCGCTCGAAGAAATTAAAGAATGGCGCAAAGCAAACGGTAAACCTGGCTTTAAACCAGAGTAA
- a CDS encoding HNH endonuclease signature motif containing protein, with protein MMATRGGPRYEPGTVAGTGQVVGENWLGSATQPSGSPVPAQIADQLRGQDFRNFDRFRESFWKAVAVDGSLRRQFGKVDLEQMANGAAPYAEPLDTVGGREKIEIHHKQRIADGGDVYDLENLSILTPKAHIELHKKGTQQ; from the coding sequence ATGATGGCCACTCGCGGCGGCCCGCGTTATGAACCGGGTACGGTGGCAGGCACAGGGCAGGTGGTTGGCGAAAATTGGTTGGGTAGCGCGACACAACCAAGTGGCTCGCCGGTTCCTGCACAGATTGCGGATCAGTTGCGTGGTCAGGATTTCAGAAACTTTGATAGATTCAGGGAAAGTTTCTGGAAAGCGGTAGCTGTGGATGGATCGCTACGGCGGCAGTTTGGTAAGGTCGATTTAGAGCAGATGGCCAATGGCGCAGCACCTTATGCGGAGCCTTTGGACACCGTTGGCGGCAGAGAGAAAATTGAAATACACCACAAGCAACGAATCGCTGATGGCGGAGATGTATACGATCTGGAAAACCTGAGTATCCTAACGCCAAAGGCCCATATAGAACTGCATAAAAAAGGCACTCAACAATGA
- the tnpC gene encoding IS66 family transposase, giving the protein MTSSPNLDQMTPEQLRALAAQLLSKVDTMGRKIHRDETIIEQLSHEIAILKRHKFAKRSEQISLAQGNLLDDLLTTDLEAIEAELNALRPAPTSDETRQKPKRAPLPPQFPRTVIRHEPENTQCVCGCQLQRIGEDVSEKLDYTPGVFTVEQHVRGKWACRQCETLIQAPVPAQVIDKGIPTAGLLAHVMVAKFADHLPLYRQEKIFGRAGLAIPRSTLAQWVGQTGVQLQPLVDALREAVLAQRVVHADETPVQMLAPGEKKTHRAYVWAYCTTPFSALKAVVYDFSPSRAGEHARNFLGTWNGKLVCDDFAGYKASFELGITEIGCMAHARRKFFDLHVTNKSQLAEQALHSIGGLYEVERQAKDISDEERWRLRQEIAVPIAQKLHEWMLAQRDLVPEGSATTKALDYSLKRWVALTRYLDDGAVPIDNNPVENTIRPWALGRSNWLFAGSLRSGKRAAAIMSLIQSARMNGHDPYAYLKDVLTRLPTQKASEIEHLLPHQWMPG; this is encoded by the coding sequence ATGACTTCCTCTCCCAATCTCGACCAAATGACACCCGAACAACTGCGCGCACTCGCTGCGCAGTTGCTGTCGAAGGTCGACACCATGGGCCGAAAAATCCATCGTGACGAGACGATCATCGAGCAGCTCTCTCACGAGATTGCCATCCTCAAGCGGCACAAGTTCGCCAAGCGCAGCGAACAGATCAGCCTGGCGCAAGGCAACTTGCTCGATGACCTGCTCACCACTGACCTTGAGGCTATCGAGGCAGAACTGAACGCGCTTCGTCCCGCCCCAACGTCGGACGAAACCCGCCAAAAACCCAAGCGCGCGCCGCTGCCGCCGCAGTTCCCACGTACCGTCATTCGTCACGAGCCAGAGAACACCCAGTGTGTCTGCGGGTGTCAGCTTCAGCGCATCGGCGAAGACGTCAGCGAGAAGCTGGATTACACGCCGGGCGTGTTTACCGTTGAGCAGCATGTACGTGGAAAGTGGGCCTGCCGCCAGTGCGAAACACTGATCCAAGCACCGGTGCCGGCCCAGGTGATCGACAAGGGCATCCCGACCGCAGGCCTGCTGGCGCATGTGATGGTGGCCAAATTCGCTGATCATCTGCCGCTGTACCGGCAAGAAAAGATCTTTGGCCGTGCAGGCCTGGCGATCCCGCGTTCAACGCTGGCTCAGTGGGTGGGCCAAACTGGCGTACAGCTACAACCGCTGGTGGATGCACTGCGCGAAGCGGTGCTGGCTCAGCGAGTCGTGCATGCCGATGAAACGCCGGTGCAGATGCTGGCGCCCGGCGAGAAGAAAACGCACCGAGCTTATGTCTGGGCTTATTGCACCACGCCGTTCTCGGCACTGAAGGCCGTTGTCTACGACTTCAGCCCCAGCCGTGCTGGCGAACATGCACGGAACTTCCTTGGCACGTGGAACGGCAAGCTGGTCTGTGATGACTTCGCGGGTTACAAGGCCAGCTTCGAGCTGGGCATCACCGAAATCGGCTGCATGGCGCATGCCCGCCGTAAGTTCTTCGACCTGCATGTGACGAACAAAAGCCAGTTGGCCGAGCAAGCGCTGCACTCAATCGGCGGGCTGTACGAAGTTGAACGGCAGGCCAAAGACATAAGTGATGAAGAACGATGGCGATTACGCCAAGAAATAGCGGTGCCCATTGCACAGAAATTACATGAGTGGATGCTGGCTCAGCGCGACCTCGTGCCCGAGGGCTCGGCCACGACCAAGGCTCTGGATTACAGCTTGAAACGCTGGGTAGCGCTGACGCGCTACCTGGATGATGGTGCCGTGCCCATCGACAACAACCCGGTGGAGAACACGATCAGGCCATGGGCGCTTGGGCGCTCCAATTGGTTGTTCGCAGGGTCTCTGCGCAGTGGCAAACGAGCGGCAGCGATCATGAGTTTGATCCAGTCGGCACGCATGAACGGGCATGATCCGTACGCGTATCTCAAGGATGTACTGACGCGATTGCCGACGCAGAAAGCCAGTGAGATCGAGCATCTACTGCCGCATCAATGGATGCCTGGCTGA
- the tnpB gene encoding IS66 family insertion sequence element accessory protein TnpB (TnpB, as the term is used for proteins encoded by IS66 family insertion elements, is considered an accessory protein, since TnpC, encoded by a neighboring gene, is a DDE family transposase.), whose product MIRIDAIWLATEPMDMRAGTETALARVVAVFGAAKPHCAYLFANRRANRMKVLVHDGVGIWLAARRLNQGKFHWPGTHRGLEVGLDAEQLQALVLGLPWQRVGANGAITMI is encoded by the coding sequence ATGATACGCATCGACGCCATCTGGCTCGCCACTGAGCCCATGGACATGCGCGCCGGCACCGAAACTGCGTTGGCCCGCGTGGTCGCCGTGTTCGGTGCGGCGAAGCCGCACTGCGCTTATCTGTTCGCCAACCGCCGGGCCAACCGGATGAAGGTGCTGGTGCACGATGGCGTGGGCATCTGGCTTGCCGCACGGCGTTTGAACCAAGGCAAGTTTCACTGGCCTGGCACTCATCGCGGTTTGGAAGTCGGGCTCGACGCTGAACAACTTCAAGCGCTGGTGCTCGGTTTGCCATGGCAGCGAGTTGGCGCTAACGGCGCAATCACAATGATTTAG
- the tnpA gene encoding IS66-like element accessory protein TnpA, translated as MRQRSSYPKPFKAQVVQECLKPGASVSSVAISHGINANVIRKWLPIYRDKPVAPLPAFVPLQPMPKRHADEAVVIALPLGDKAITVKWPITDPDGCARFIRSLSQ; from the coding sequence ATGCGCCAACGAAGCTCCTATCCCAAACCCTTCAAGGCCCAGGTTGTGCAGGAATGCCTGAAACCCGGTGCCTCAGTTTCCAGCGTCGCCATCAGCCACGGCATCAATGCCAACGTGATTCGCAAGTGGCTGCCGATTTACCGTGATAAACCTGTCGCGCCACTTCCCGCGTTTGTACCGCTGCAACCAATGCCTAAACGGCACGCTGATGAAGCGGTGGTGATCGCACTGCCGCTGGGCGACAAAGCCATCACGGTCAAATGGCCCATCACCGACCCGGACGGCTGCGCACGTTTTATCCGCAGCCTCTCGCAATGA
- a CDS encoding NADPH:quinone oxidoreductase family protein codes for MKAVLCKAFGPAESLVLEDVASPVAKKNEILLDVHAAGVNFPDTLIIEGKYQFKPPFPFSPGGEASGVVSAVGEKVSHLKIGDRVMALTGWGSFAEQVAVPGYNVLPIPPSMDFNTAAAFSMTYGTSMHALKQRGNLQPGETLLVLGASGGVGLAAVEIGKAMGARVIAAASSAEKLAVAKAAGADELINYSESSLKDEIKRLTDGQGADVIYDPVGGDLFDQAIRAIAWNGRLLVVGFASGRIPELPVNLALLKGAAVLGVFWGSFAQRQPQDNAANFQQLFGWFAEGKLKPLVSQVYPLNNAAQAINDLGQRKAVGKVVVQVR; via the coding sequence ATGAAAGCCGTGCTGTGCAAAGCCTTCGGCCCTGCCGAATCGCTGGTGCTGGAAGACGTCGCCAGTCCTGTTGCGAAGAAGAACGAAATCCTGCTGGACGTGCACGCCGCCGGGGTCAACTTCCCGGACACGCTGATCATCGAGGGCAAATACCAGTTCAAGCCGCCCTTCCCGTTCTCTCCGGGGGGAGAAGCGTCTGGTGTGGTCAGCGCCGTGGGCGAGAAAGTCAGCCATCTGAAAATCGGCGACCGGGTCATGGCCCTGACCGGCTGGGGCAGCTTCGCCGAACAAGTCGCAGTGCCGGGCTATAACGTCCTGCCGATTCCGCCATCGATGGACTTCAACACTGCCGCCGCGTTCAGCATGACCTACGGCACCTCGATGCACGCGCTCAAGCAACGCGGCAACCTGCAACCGGGTGAAACCCTGCTGGTGCTCGGTGCCTCCGGCGGTGTCGGTCTGGCAGCGGTGGAAATCGGCAAAGCCATGGGCGCGCGGGTCATCGCCGCTGCCAGCAGCGCGGAAAAACTCGCCGTGGCCAAGGCGGCCGGCGCCGATGAGCTGATCAACTACAGCGAGTCCAGCCTCAAGGACGAAATCAAACGACTCACCGATGGCCAGGGCGCCGACGTGATCTACGATCCGGTTGGCGGCGACCTCTTTGATCAAGCCATCCGTGCCATCGCCTGGAACGGCCGCTTGCTGGTCGTCGGCTTCGCCAGCGGGCGTATTCCGGAACTGCCGGTCAACCTCGCCCTGCTCAAAGGCGCGGCAGTGCTCGGCGTGTTCTGGGGTTCCTTCGCCCAGCGCCAGCCGCAAGACAATGCAGCGAACTTCCAGCAGTTGTTCGGCTGGTTTGCCGAGGGCAAGTTGAAACCGCTGGTGTCGCAGGTCTATCCGCTGAACAATGCAGCGCAGGCGATCAATGATCTTGGGCAGCGCAAGGCTGTCGGGAAGGTTGTGGTGCAGGTGCGCTGA
- a CDS encoding flagellar basal body-associated protein FliL → MKAWIMLLLALSLPVAAQAEEAKEGEAPKVNYITLSPPFVGNYGLDGTPKLKVYKADVALRVTGDEATKLVKANEPLIRNQLVALFTQQTTEAMGSIEGKEKLRQEALKQTQQVMNDETGKPVVEDLLFNNLIIQ, encoded by the coding sequence GTGAAAGCGTGGATCATGTTGTTGCTGGCCCTGTCTCTGCCTGTGGCAGCGCAGGCCGAAGAAGCCAAAGAGGGCGAGGCGCCGAAGGTCAACTACATCACCCTGAGCCCGCCTTTCGTGGGCAATTACGGGTTGGACGGCACGCCGAAACTGAAGGTCTACAAGGCCGACGTGGCGCTGCGTGTGACGGGCGATGAGGCGACCAAACTGGTCAAGGCCAACGAGCCGCTGATCCGCAATCAACTGGTGGCGCTGTTTACCCAGCAGACCACCGAGGCGATGGGCAGCATCGAGGGCAAGGAAAAGCTGCGTCAGGAAGCCTTGAAGCAGACCCAGCAAGTGATGAATGACGAGACCGGCAAGCCGGTGGTTGAAGACCTGTTGTTCAACAACCTGATCATTCAGTAA
- a CDS encoding ABC transporter permease: MHKFAHILRLGLKELTSLRHDSVLLLFLFYAFTVAIYMPAAGSVIGVHNASVAIVDEDHSALSRQLAQALQPPEFQTPVLLPYAQLDQVMDNGQYTFVINIPARFQTDLLAARQPAIQVNVDATAMSQAFMGAGYIGRIFQRELQDYAGQGEAAAKAPVQLTTRALFNTNLEGGWFLAVIQIVNNITILAIILTGTALLREREHGTLDHLLVLPLTALEIMLAKIWSNLLVVVLCTWLSLEVVVKGALGVPLSGSMSLFLLVTAVYLFASTALGIFLATLARSTPQFGLLAIPVIIPMLLLSGGSTPLDSMPQWLQWVMQGSPSTHFVSLSAAILFRDAGLSVVWPDLLALTAIGLLFFLIALARFRKSLAS, from the coding sequence ATGCACAAGTTCGCGCACATCCTGCGCCTGGGACTCAAGGAACTGACCAGCCTGCGCCATGACAGCGTGTTGCTGCTGTTCCTGTTCTACGCCTTCACCGTGGCGATCTATATGCCCGCCGCCGGCTCGGTGATCGGCGTGCACAACGCCAGTGTGGCGATCGTCGACGAAGACCACAGCGCCCTCTCCCGCCAGTTGGCCCAGGCCCTGCAACCGCCGGAGTTTCAGACGCCGGTGCTGTTGCCTTATGCGCAACTCGATCAGGTCATGGACAACGGCCAGTACACCTTCGTCATCAACATCCCGGCACGCTTTCAAACCGACCTGCTCGCTGCGCGGCAACCGGCTATTCAAGTCAACGTCGATGCCACGGCCATGAGCCAGGCGTTCATGGGGGCCGGCTATATCGGCCGGATCTTCCAACGTGAACTGCAGGACTATGCCGGCCAGGGCGAAGCCGCGGCCAAGGCGCCCGTGCAACTGACTACCCGCGCCCTGTTCAACACCAATCTGGAGGGGGGCTGGTTTCTGGCGGTGATTCAGATCGTCAACAACATCACCATTCTGGCGATCATCCTCACTGGCACGGCCCTGCTGCGCGAACGCGAACACGGCACGCTCGACCATTTGCTGGTGCTGCCACTGACGGCGCTGGAAATCATGCTGGCGAAAATCTGGAGCAACCTGCTGGTGGTGGTGCTGTGCACCTGGCTGTCGCTGGAAGTGGTGGTCAAAGGCGCACTCGGGGTGCCACTGTCTGGCTCGATGAGCCTGTTTTTGCTGGTGACTGCGGTTTATCTGTTTGCCAGTACCGCGCTGGGGATTTTTCTGGCGACGCTGGCGCGCTCGACACCACAGTTCGGCCTGCTGGCGATCCCGGTGATCATCCCGATGCTGCTGCTGTCCGGCGGCAGCACGCCATTGGACAGCATGCCGCAGTGGCTGCAGTGGGTCATGCAGGGCTCGCCCTCCACGCACTTCGTCAGCCTCAGCGCCGCGATTCTGTTTCGCGACGCCGGGCTGAGCGTGGTCTGGCCGGACTTGCTGGCGCTGACGGCCATCGGCCTGCTGTTCTTCCTCATCGCGCTGGCACGCTTTCGCAAAAGCCTGGCGTCCTGA